The Anomalospiza imberbis isolate Cuckoo-Finch-1a 21T00152 chromosome 2, ASM3175350v1, whole genome shotgun sequence nucleotide sequence TGATAATCATGGAGAATGCAGGAGAGAGACCCAGATACTCAAGCGTGGAGGTTTACTGCATGAGTTACCTCCTTCTATCCAGTCACTATGTCACAATTCACCCACAAACTCAAATTGTCAGAACTTTACAAGCCAAGTAAGACCCTTTCCTCTATATTCTTGTATAAGGTCAAAAAACAAGCAAAGTAGCAGACATGACACAGGCCATCAGAGAAGAAAGACTTTTGCCACAGGCAGTGACTTCGTAACACTCTCAAGTTAAACTGCCAAGTAAACATATTTCTCAAAAATAAAGGGGTCACCCAGAATCACCATCAATGTATAAAAATTCCAACTCAAGAATGCTTCAACTCAAGGACTaccaaatttaattttaaaaacaaaaaatacattaattactCATCTATGTCACTGTGGACAGAGCAAACTTCAAAGATACAGCTGAAAGGAACTTTTACAAAAAACTGTATGTATTTTATATGTCACTGAAAAAAGGTTTTATTACAAATGCCAAAATGGCTATTTCTGTACAGGAAATATATTTGATTTTGCTTTCTTATATTGGCCCACAGCTCCCATTTCCCTTTGCTGCACTGGCATTTATCATTGCACAGAGACACTTCAAAGCCCTCAGAGAGGGGCTGATGCTTCACTAGCAAGGAGTTAAGGCAGCCATGAGAAGTTCCATTTTATACACAAAGTTACGCCCTTCCATTTTATTCCACTGCACTTCCTTGAATGGTCCCCGGAGATGATTCCATttgctgtcctgcaggacaTCTCCCTTGGGGAGATCCTTGCACTGGCTCCGTGGAAACTGAACCATGACCTTGCTGCCGCTTTCCGGACCATTACGGACTGTGGGGAAAGGAGAGTTCAATGAGCATTTTTACACTGTATGAATTCCTCATACTAAATATTCTTCCTTGTGTATTCTATACTTTACTCCTACTCAATTCCCAGCATGCTGAAAGCAAACAAGGGaaattctcttcctttctttttcaaagctttttctCTGGATTTTCCCTCTCATTTCCCACTTCCATATGATTTTGTTGCTTTCACACTGCAGGTTCTTGGTTAGATCAAGACAGAGAAACTTTTAATAAACCCCAAAATGTACACCttacaaatgcttttttttttccccattgatGCCAGGAAGGGCAAAGGCTTCATTACTCATTCTTTCTTAGGATGTATTCCCCACTATTCCGTTGAAAAATGTATTGTTTCTAGTAGATTTATCTCAAACAGAGAGGATCTAAGTCATTAGGCAGTTACTTTTCATCACAAAATTCTGTGAGATTGGTGGAGGGGTGGTGCTGCTTCATTGGCTTGGATGGGtttctgtgttttcatgttGGGGAGTGGTGTGTGttgactttttaaataaatagttaGAGAAGTACCACCTAGCTTTTCCTCCCATCTACCAAGCTAACCTTCTATAAAGAGATAACTATCAGGCTGATTGAACATAATTTCTCTTTCATAAATTAATGCCAACTACTTCTCATCACCACGTTCTCCATAGTATGTTTGGAGAATTCTTCTGAGACTATTTTTTTCCAACTCATCTTCCCAATAATTGCAACTAGGCTGATCAGACTGTAGTTCCCCAAGTTTCCCTTCCTGAATACAGGATGTAACATTTGTCTTCCTCCAGTCCTTAGGAGCCCTTCTTGGGCCTGGCCTTTTAAAGATGATCAAGAGTGGCCTTGCAGTGACATCAATCATCTCCCTCAGCAGTCATGGATCTATATCCCACCTGATCCCATGAACTTGTGTATGTCTAAGTCTGTTCAAAGGTTCTCCAACCTGGTCTTCCACTACTGAGGCTGAATCTTTGCTCCAAAATTTCCCATGGGTCTCACAGATCCATTTCTGAAGGCCAGTCTTGAGACCAAAGAAGGTACTGAGTACCTTGGCCTCCTCCATGTCCTGTGCCACCAGGTACTCTCTCTGTTTAACAGCAGTCCCACATTTTCCCTAATCTTTCCTTTGCTGCTGACATATCTGTTGAAGCTCTTCTTGCTGCCCTGTACATACCCCACCAGATTCCTATCCTATCCTTAGCTTTCCTACCCTTACCAATGCATGCTTGGATAGTCTCTCTCTATCCCTCCCAGGACAACTACTTATAATCTCTTGGAGCTTCCTTCCTATGTCATGAGTTCAGCCATGGGCTCCTTGTTCATACACACAGGTCTTCTGTCACCTTTGCACAACTTCCTGAACATTAGGAAGACCATTCTTGAGCTTGAAAGAGGTGACCCTTGAAAACATCAATCAAACAGCACTCCTGGACCCCTCTTCTTTCCATCCCATAGGATCATATCCCATAGGATTCTTTCAAAAAGATCCCTAAAGAGACCAAAACTGTTCTCCCTAAGTTTGGAGTTGTGATCCTGTTGTTTATCTTGTTCCCTTCTCTAAGGATCCTGACAGTTTCTGTGATCTCTTTTTTCTATGCTAATAATAATACATATAATTAAtgatatataattatataaacaaatatttatataatgtttatcaaaataatatatttaaataatgtatTAATACAATACATATTATAGAATACATATACTTTTCCATGGTAActgtaagaaatattttcaagccTGTGTAAATTAAATCAGGTTTACATTAAGTGGCTTCCTGGGCAAGGTGCTGATTCTATTTAGATGTCAATTCCATACACAAAAGAGATAGTCTCTAGACTTTTAAAGCATAGTATCAATTTATAGCAAAATATTCTACAAACACTCTCAGAAAGACTTCTGTTTGCAAGAGGGAACAGTACCTGAAATGGCATAGTCTCCATTTGGTGATGCTACAGTTATTGCTGATGCATTGCCAATGCTCTCCACCGGCCCCAGACCAACGTGATTACTGAAACTCAGCACGTGCCATCCCATAACTTTTGCAAGCTGCTGAACTGCATGTACTTGGTGCTGTGACATCTGAAACGTAACAAGaggtttgttttctgttcacTATTTGCAGACCATAGAAAGATTAGCGTATGCAGTTTAGCAAGCCTGCTTTCTGTACAATAGTTACTTATAGAAGTGACTTTAAGTTCTCTACTTTCAGAGGaactttttttaatatgatgGTAGAGCTTTGTGTCATTTGAATTTAGACTAGTTCCTCCACAGAAGAAAAGATCACTCTATTATGCAGTTAAATGAATTTTTCATAGGTATATGCGCTTAgccattttatttaaatgctgCTATCGATTTTCAAAAATCTTTATTTAGGTCTCAAAAAATTAGTTTGCAAACAATTCTGTCTTTAAATAGAAACAAGACTTCTGctgtaaaatatataaaaatatgagaAAGAATTAGCAgagaaaattaggaaaaagaaGTTGAGGTGTTCACATGCATGATTATCTCCATTAATGCTCAAGTGTAAGCACTGAGCTCTAACAGCTTAGGAGTTTAAATGCTACTGTTTTCCTGTGTCATGACTTAACCCTTGTAACAAGGAATTATCCAGCACTATTCAGCAGTTCTCTGTGAACAAGTCTGACAACACTTGAGCAAAAAGACACGACCTCAGCAGAATCTGTTTCAACTTGTTTTCTGTGTCGTGGAGTTTTATGTAACTGCAACAGGCCAACCACTGTTATTAAAGACCTGTATTTTGACTATTTATAATGCATGGTGGGGAGATTGCTACTTCTGAATAAAACCAGCAGGCTGTTCTAAGCAATTAAGAAAACAGTTCATTCAAGTATCAGCTGATTTAGTAACGATAGATGCAAAGTGAGCATTAGCAGACAATGCTGAAATGACAGTAATTAAGGGTTCATTAAGAACTTAGCTACAGTAAGTTTCATATATAGAATACTTTATTGTCTGCTATGATTACCACCAACTTGTTTCTCCCAAAATGAGCAACataaagaaatgcattttaaattggAGGGAAAAATTATTATGACTACTGACCCTAGTAAAAAATGGCAATATATTTTAGTAACAATTGGTGAAAACTCTACACAAACACAGTGAAAATTCAGTCATCCAGATTCTCATCTTCACTACCTTAATTTgaactttttaatattttctacaTAGATGAAAGCGAGATTCTAGCTTCTTCTGTTTCCCAAACATCACGAGAAAGGGAAGAACAACATATGAGTCTACCTGAGATAAAAGGAAATCCTGCAGTTCTTGCTCCTGATGCGACAATGTAATAACTCTTCCATCTCTATGCACAACTCTTATTTGTTCAACTCCAATGTTCAGCTGTAGTTGAATGGATCTTTGAAGACAAGATccatatttattaaaaaagcattaaaacacTTAAGAAAATAGGAAACTAAGAACCCAAAATCACACCCAATCATTGACAAGAATCCCTAAGACAGATGGTGCAAAGCCCACAGAATGGGACAGCAACTCCAAACATTCCAGTTTCATCAGTCACCACAACAGCTCCCTCTATATGGCAGGTGATATATTTGTTCAGGACAAGGGAGCCTtgcagctccctgcctgcccctgtGCCCGTTTCCTTCCAGTTGTGCAGGGGGAAATGGTGTGTTCTATGCTACAGACAAGACTTGGGCAGCTTACGTGCTCCAAGACTGGAAATGTACCAACGACTGCAGGTTGCCCCTGTGGTTGACACTGTGATCACAGCCAGAGAGCACTGCTCTAAAAAACCACTGCTGATACATTAATGACTGCTGGTCAGTCTGCAGGCATTTATTTCTGGAACATCACATCCTGTATTTTGATAACAACGTGTGTAACTATTGCATGAACTACATGAGTTCCACATTTCAGTAGCTATGCAACCAAGCTAGGACTGAGCACTGATGAGTCTTCCATGACCAGACTGGAAGTTTAGAATCCAGCACCATCAAATGATACTTTGTATTCAGTCATCTCTAACCAAAATAAATCCCCCACTAAGTGTCCAATCTCAAATTTCTTCTTTGAAAGGAAATGGTAGTAATTAAAGATGTACTAAACATCTTCATTAACGGATAAAATGGGTGAAGTTTTCTTAAGGTGACTGTTCACCCCACAGTCaactcagaaaaacaaacacagacaAATAATGGGCTCCTACTTGTCTGTCTGAAGAGAATCTAAACCTTTAAAGCACAATGTGAATACATGCTGCCTTTGCTTCATGCTTCTACAACTAACAGGACATGCATTCTTATACTTACTTGCATATCTGCTCATATCCTTGAGAAGTTATTAGAACTTTAACACTGGATTCATAAACATCATTGATATTGGACCAGTGAGCCTGAATCTGAGGATCCTCAATACGACTCGCCAGACTGTCAATGGTTCGAGCAGTTCTAGAAGATAAAACCATATTCCACACACAATAATCCAGGCAGTTTGAGCTGTCATCTTGCTCACAGGATGCAAGGAAGTTATTACATTTAGCAGAAACATGTGGATCAAAATTCCATTTGAGCACTGTTCTGGTGCTAATGAAGTACACTTGTACTTCATTAATTTCAATGTACATTCTGTACATTGTTCATACATTCTGCAGCAGTATTGAAGTGGCATTATTCACTATCAGCTACTGCACTGCAAAGAATACTAAAAAGGCTTTATGCACTTTGAGATTAGTAGGGACAATTATCAGCAGATTATGTCGCAACTGTCACAGAGATCTCAAAGAAatctggtatttttttctttttactagCTGAATGTTATTTTCTCATATTTCTTCATAATTTTTGGTTCTTAGTACTTACAAAAAAAGACTGTATTAACCATGAAGGAAATAGCAGCTAGTTTTAAGAACACTTAAAATAGATCAATTATATTCTATGTAATGGTACATGTTACTGTAACAAGAGTATCTTGTGACCCACCTTCGTCTCAAAAATATATGCTTTGCCTGTTTTATGATCTTTTCCAGAAGTCCTTCATTCGACTGTAAAGAACTGatttcatttttatcaaaagCCTGGGGCCCTGCAAGTCTCATTCTCTTATGGCCAAAAGGTGCACTAGCTGGATGTGGCATCACTGTTGAGCTCAGGGTTTGCTTGTGACACTGCAACAACCAACATATGTTATAAAAGGAAGGGACCAAATAATGTGTCTGCAAGAAATAACATGTATCCTACAATATGTTGCTTCACATCATATTTTTGAGTGTACATACTTTCAAAATGTACACCTTTTTAACTTTATCAATCTGACAGCACTTTAAAGACAGTTCTTCATACTTTGCTTCCTCCATTTATATATGTCTTTCAAACCTTATAGAaggtaatttaaaaagaaaaaagagctaGCTAACAAAAATTTGGTACCATGGCAGTAGCTCCTACTATATAAGTCTTCTTTATATACATCTATGGAGACAGAAAGAATGGtcacttaaaaataaaggaagcaTTTTAGATGAAAAAAGCTGAAGTACAAAAGGTTTTAGCAATATTTCCACAGTAAAGAAAGGAAATCCACAGGAAAGGTGGGCACCAAGCCAACGCTTCATGAACCCTAAATCTGTGTTTAAAATACTGGACTGTTCCACATGACTGCATGACTTGCAGAGCCATGCTCTAAGGAGGTGAACACTCTCTGGAACATGGTTTCAATTCCACTTAGAGATGCAAAACTGTGCTTCTTTCCTGAAGAGACACAACCTCAACTTTGTACCCCAGGTTCTGCTAGATTATTCAAGAATCTAAAATGCTAAAGCAGAGAAGTGGACATTCAAATAAACAAAGCTATTATGACAATTGACTGTTCCTTCATGAGGATATGACTGACCAGATACTTGCTGACAGTGCTTGGTAAGTACTATTAGACAACAAAAAAAGGCAGAACTGGTGAACTCTACTGGAAAAGCTTTGCGTGGCTTTTCTGAAGTGAGCAGCCAGGTCTGAGGTTAAGTAAAGAACTAGCATTCCATGAAAGCATTAACTGGAACTCCCAATCCACCCACACCCAGGCCAACCCAAGCAGTAGGCTGCCTTCCACAAATGGATGGAGAAGGACTGGCCTCTAGTGGCACTCGGCTGTTATTCCAGTGCCACACACTGGGCAGAAGGCTGaacaaaaagcccaaaaattCTTCACTACTTCAGCCAAAGATGCAGTACCTCTCTGATAAGTTGATGCAAATTATGTTCCAGAACATAGAGATGATCCTCTGGATTCTGTTTTTCAGAAGCAGCCTTTTGTGACTTTTTATCATTGGAAGAGTGACACAGAGAAATAGACAACTGCAAACCTGTAcaaagcagatggaaaaaaaaaagattttaaaagagTGAGCATAGACAATTTTCAAGGTTGCTACTGAGAACtgcttttcttcatgttttatACTCAGTAGTTTAACAACAGCTATTCACTGTatcagagaaaaatcaaagaatgATGGTGGAGAGCACAGCAACAAAGGCAAATAAAACTTGATATTCACTGAAGTGTTGTCAACTGAGAACTGACCAGGTGCATTTCGCATCAACTTCTATCCCACAAAAACTCAATGCCACACAAAAAGAAGTCCCCAGGACCCCATTCCTTTCTCAAAGAAGGAGTGATTAACCATCACACACATTTTAAGCAATCCAGAAACATCTTCTTTGCATGATACAATCAGTTGTGTACCCCTTGTGAGAACAGAGAATTCACCACTGACTCTGAGCCACCTTTATGCTGTTTAATTACCCTCACTGAAGAgcatttgcttttgttcttcTGAGGAGCCATAAACTCAAGTCTTAAATTTCTTCTTACATGCAATCCAGGAGCAATGACTTATGCTCAGCTCCAAACTGCCACATGCACATGGCATTACAGCTGACAGTTTTAAGTGCTGCTGACAAAAAACATAACCACAAAGGGAAAGAGTATATTAGAAACTACTGTACAATAGCTgaaattctgtttttcaaaaCCTTCGAAAATCAAGgagtttgtttttccttttgtaagGACAGAGCATTAAAAAAGGTGACATCAATCAGTATTTAAGGAAATAATTGTAGGTTAAGAGTCTTAAAAAGATTCCTacctgggaaaggctgggagattATCTGATTTTTCACTACAATGTGAGGAATCTGTGATTTAATTTGAACAGCTTCTCGTGACAGCTGGGCAAAAATTTCTTTACATAGAAGAACGTTCTGTGCAGTCTCCAGCTTTGTCTGCCAGTGTGCAGAACCTGAAAAGTATAAATCAATGTttgcaggaggaaagagcaaagAGAAGGCACCTTTTTGTTCAGATGCCAGATACTATGCAGTAGCCACGTGTGATCACTAAAGCAGTCAGTGCCTTATACCCAAATTGAGTATTATCGGAATTTTATCTCAGTTAAGCAAGCACTTTAAGGTAAAACTAAAACTAATTTTGATTCAATTTTACATATATGTGTATTGTGAAGTGCAACACCTTCATGGAACAGTATATTACACTCCCAGGCCTTTTGTGAAGCCTCTCTTTATGAACCTCTTTCCATAAGTTCTGGTTTACTTTCAATGATACTTCTGGTTTTATTAAATTCACTCTATGATGAACTATCCAGTAATGTTCAGTGCATGTATGTGCTTTCACAGGGTTTACAGGCCCAAAATTCTTGGGAGATTCTGGAGTGAGTAAGCACACAAGCTGTATAATACCATATGAAATACCCCATATTATAGCACTCTATGTTCAGGACAAGCACCAGCAGCTATATCACAGACAACTGTGAAATAAAGCCCTGCCACTTTATTTCTAACTTTACAGAGTAAAGGATGGCTTTTTAATCCAAAAGTTTACAACTTCACATACTGGCACACATTAAATGAATCAATGTACTATCTGCCAGGTGAGCTGTTGGTAATTAACACACAGACCATCAGCAGAATTTCAGATCCAGATAAAACATGAGCAACAGACACAAATGATGCATTTTGGGCAGAGTAAGAGTGAACAATCATTAGTTCAGCTGAATTAATGGGATGTAACTGACTGAAACACAACACCTTGATTTGATTTCAGTTATGGGCTCAAACTTTTAATGTCTAACAAAAGAAGCTCCAGAATACTCAAAATACAACcctaataattttgtttcagaaCTTAATAAACACATATGAAAAACTGAAGGAGCGTGCTTTGAAAGCATAACTTCTAAAGCCCAAGCAGCACCCAAACagaatatttcagtttaaataAGGGAAATCTTATTCACTCTTCTTCCCAGCTATAtgctgaaattttaaaacaaggatCATATCCAAACTCATTCCTTGAGAACATACTCATAAAACAACATATAAGCTGTACCTGGTTTTGATTTTGGCAAGGGTCTTTTAAAGAGATTGACTGTCCCGAGGTCACCAATGTCTGGTGCCTGTTTTTGAATAGAAACCTAGGCAAGAGAGAACAGTATTTAATGTTTGTTCTCTGTTACAAGCATACAAATCTGAAACAAAACTCCCCTAAGTTATTACGGTTTCTCTGACAAACCTTGATGTATGCTGATCCCTCTAAATCACTTGGAATTTGAACATCCAAAGGACAGTAATCCTCAGGTATCTTTTTATCCAGGTCAATGTCAGTGTTCTTTATCACCTCAAATGTGCCATGATGAAGAAAAAGGGAGCCTGAGTAAAGAAAGACAAAGACATACACAATAAATATTAAGCACCCTCTGCAAATAAAAAAGCTCCTATTTCTGTTTTGGAAGAATATGTATTTCTGAGTCTCCAAATCTTCAGAGCTGCACTTGACTCACATTTCTTAATgacttcttaaaaaaacccaggtaAACTAGAAAGCTCATGCCACTGTACCAGCATGTCAATCCTCCACTGTGCAATGTGTAATATTTTACAGTAAGTTAACACAGAGTATTTAATAATTATGGGAGGAAGCCAAGAGTTTTTTGAAATTGAGTCATTAGGtgcaaggaaagcaaaaaaaaaaaaaaaagttaaaaaaggcaaaaagtaaATGTGTGAAGTTTTGCAAGCAGGTAGTTAAAGGTACAACACCCTTACTGATTTAAAAGAATTCTGATGATGTTTGCCTAGAAATCTTAGAACTATGACCATGTTTTGACTAGAAAAGAAAACTCTATAGCCAATGATTCAGGGACTTATAAAAGCAGATACCCACATCTGTCCTAGTTGCACACCTTTTTTCATCCAGGGCACAGTTCACCTAGTCCAGGGTAAATCAACTAAAAACGATACATAGCCTGGGGTACATTGACAGCTTTTTCATGAACAAATCTCGTTTTGtccttcccctccctcaccAATGACAACAGGAACCCAACACATCCAGGCCTCATGCCTGCTTTGTACCTACATCCTCTGTTCTGTGTGATTCTGTACTCACTTTGTCACTCCATAGCGGCCTCTAGAACCCTGGGCTGCTCACCCCCCTTAAATGTAATCCTTGAATTAAGGCATATTCTCAGCATCATTTCTCAACTGTGGGAATAACAGGTATAATAATCTACCTTCAACATCACTCTTTAGTCACATGGTTTAGTTTTACCTGGTATGAATTCTGGGAAGCAGGGAGTTAGACATCATAAGTCTTTTAACTTGAGCCCTTCTAGCTTGAGATATTGTAGGATTTTCTGATCCTCGACTAAAAAAAATGTAACCAactcttcacttttttttaatgctttacaCACCAAACTAATTGATAAAAGCCAAGGATTTACAAAGCCTGCCTGTCAACTGATCAACTACATTGCAAATGCAGTATTGTTTTTGTGAGCAAATTCTTAGTAAAATACTAAAGTTAAcctttaaaattactttctggATTGAAGATGCCAAGATATTTTTCCTGATGCTAAAACAAGAGTTCTCCCTTTATAAACCTTTCTCATAAATAAATTCAcattgaaattatttattaagATATATTCCATCTCTTTTTTCAGTTACAAAAAGACAATTTCATAAAATATCTCTTCTTGTGAAAAAGATCCTACTGTTTACCTGCACTTCTGTAGCTCAGATCGCCAAGAATTTTATCTCCCACTTTTCTCAGCTTCCAGTGTTGTCTCAGTCTTAGCAGTTCAGAGTTGAAGTCTCTTTGTCGcttattttcttgattttcaGCAACTGATTTGGATAATCTTTCTGCACCTTTCAACAGGatctgagctgctccagctaATGACTTCTTTTTTGAAATCAGCTGTAGAAACTGAGGATTCTAGtaccaaaaacaacaacaagatACTTGCACTTTAATTCACAAAATATTATTCTTATCATTTATtatgaataattttaatttatttattattagtGGAAACTAACTGACAGTAATTGGTAAGTTGTTTTTGTGGATGTCCAGTAATTCATTCAGAATTACTTTCATACCACCATTATACAGTTGGAAGTAGCATTTTGACTTAGAGCTTTAGCAAAGAGGCTTCTGAAATTGGCCTGAACTCACAATCCCAGCCTTACTCTGACCCTCAAAGCACGGCACTAGCACATCAAAAGGAACATTTTGATAAACTCTGTACTGATcacatgtgaaaaaaaaatccactggaATAAAATCATTAGCATCAAGCCACACAAAGTGCTCAAGTAGGTACAACATACTTGTTTTGGAGGAAGGGGATCCTGCCCGACTGGATCCAGAGTCATGAACTTTTTATCCTTCACTATGCTAAGAACGTCATACAGCACACACATCTCAGTCAAAGCACTTCTTAAGTTGTTCCTCACTGAATCCCAAGGCCAGAGGGATGGCTGGAACTTTACCAaccctaaaaataaaacaaaggaagaaaaaacaaagggCTT carries:
- the MED17 gene encoding mediator of RNA polymerase II transcription subunit 17; this encodes MAGVPAVRISIESACEKQVQEVGLDGSETYLQPLSMSQNLARLAQRIDFSQGSGSEEDEPGSAGRPWAEPGETEDEEGLVKFQPSLWPWDSVRNNLRSALTEMCVLYDVLSIVKDKKFMTLDPVGQDPLPPKQNPQFLQLISKKKSLAGAAQILLKGAERLSKSVAENQENKRQRDFNSELLRLRQHWKLRKVGDKILGDLSYRSAGSLFLHHGTFEVIKNTDIDLDKKIPEDYCPLDVQIPSDLEGSAYIKVSIQKQAPDIGDLGTVNLFKRPLPKSKPGSAHWQTKLETAQNVLLCKEIFAQLSREAVQIKSQIPHIVVKNQIISQPFPGLQLSISLCHSSNDKKSQKAASEKQNPEDHLYVLEHNLHQLIRECHKQTLSSTVMPHPASAPFGHKRMRLAGPQAFDKNEISSLQSNEGLLEKIIKQAKHIFLRRRTARTIDSLASRIEDPQIQAHWSNINDVYESSVKVLITSQGYEQICKSIQLQLNIGVEQIRVVHRDGRVITLSHQEQELQDFLLSQMSQHQVHAVQQLAKVMGWHVLSFSNHVGLGPVESIGNASAITVASPNGDYAISVRNGPESGSKVMVQFPRSQCKDLPKGDVLQDSKWNHLRGPFKEVQWNKMEGRNFVYKMELLMAALTPC